Within the Candidatus Delongbacteria bacterium genome, the region CTCGTTCAAGAGGTGGATGGGATCCACCCACTTCACGCTGTCCAGCACGGCTTCCTCGCCGCACCAGGCCGTGCTGTACCAGCCGTACCAGCGCTGGGTCTGGGCCAGGCCCACCCAGCCCGCGGCGTCCCAGGGCGTGCCCGTGTGCGGCGGGATGTCGGCCACCGGGACGCGCATGTACATGATCGGGTTGATCACCGCGTTGCCCTCGCACTGGGCCACGCCGCCGGTGGAATGATCCTCGACGTAGGTCAGGTGCAGGTTGCCCTCGGAGACCACTTCCGCCATGGACATCCAGTCCTCGCTCAGGCAGTCGTTGACGCAGCCCGGCGTGCTGGTGTTGGTCACGTTGACCGGCTCGCCCCAGGTCAGGCCGTTGTCCGCCGAGCAGGCGATGAAGATCTCGGCGTTGCCGATGCTGTCCAGCGTGGCCGTGGTGCAACCCCACTCGCCGGGGGCGGCGCGGTCGCCCTCGATGCGCTGGCTCCAGGCGCAGTAGAGGTAGCCGGTCTCGGGATCCACGGCCAGGCTGGGCCGATCCTGGCGCATGCGCCAGGAGCCGCCGTCCAGCCAGCGGTCATTGGGGTCGATGATGCTGTTGTGGCCCGTCACGTGGCTCCACTCGCCGTGGTCGGCGTTGAAGTGCCAGATCTGGCCGCGGCCCAGGCTCCAGTGGTAGTAGACTTCCTGGAGCGAGTCCTCGATCTCCGTGTTCCAGATCACGTGCAGCGTGTCCGTCCACATGGGATCGCCGGAGTAGACCACGTGCAGGTCGTTGCTCTCCGTGCGGTCGAAGAGGCCGTCGATGTCGCAGTAGGCGCGGTTGCCGTAGGGGCCGAAGGGTACCTCGCTGTCCGGGCCGTAGTCCGTGAAGTTGTGGAGCGCGCCCGCCTCGTACTGGCCGAAGATGTCGCCGTCGTCGGCCACGTAGCCCAGGATGTCGTGGTGGATCTGCACGCCGATCACGCCGCTGCCGCCGTCGTAGGGGATGTCCTCGGCGTCGGTGCGCTGGTGGAAGAGCACGGCCGCGCGCGAGCTGATCTTGCTGCCCACGGCGATGGCGCCCAGGGCCTGGCTGTCGGAGGTCAGGCGGACGGCTGCGCCGTCCCAGCCGGCGCCGTCGGACGTGCCGCGGTACCAGATGTGCGGGTTGGCGGAGTCATAGACCACCATGTGCAGGCGGTTGTCGCCGTCCACGCCCACGTGGGGCCAGGACTTGGCCGTGCCCGACTGGAGCAGGTTGAAGGCGTGCGTGCAGCCGAAGAAGTCCGTGCCCAGCCAGGAGTCGGTGCCCGTGTGGAAGGCCACCACCGTGCTGTTGGGGGTCTCGCCCTCGGGACCCGTGCAGGCCGCCGTGGTGTAGCCGGCGCGGGCGTCGTAGACGTTCAGGGCCTCGACGACGGAGAGGTCCGGGTTGACGCACCAGGACTTGACGCGGCGGTCGGCCCAGGTCTGGTCGGTGGCCAGCGAATACATGAAGCTGCCGTGGGCCACGCCGTCGGAGGAGACGGCGATCATCTTGGACAGCGAGCCGTTGCCCTGATAGTCGTAGGCCGTGGAGCCCACCTGGGCCGTGATGTCCGTGCGCGGCACGGGCAGGACGGGTTGCTTGACGGCCAGGTCGGGCAGGACTTCCTCGCCCGTGGCCAGGCTCTGGGCCGGACGCGGCGCCTGGAGGGGCCGATTGGCGTGGCGCGCCCGATCGGCCTGGCCGGCCGAGGCACTCAGCACGCCGCCCAACACGGAAAGAACGAGCAGCAGTCTCATGGCGGGTCCTCTTATGGGATTGGATGAAGTGTGCAGACAAGTGGGCCCAAAATAGGGCTCGACGCGGCGCGGAACAACGGATTTTCTCCCGCTGGCACGACAAGGGGCTGCGGGAGCGCGGCGAGGACCCCGCGCCTTCCTTGTCCCGGCCGCGACCCTTCCCGATATTCCCGCACCCGCCCCGCAGCGGCGCCACCCACGCACAACCTTGGAGATTCGCCCATGTCCAGCCACCGCAAGGTGCTCATCATCGGAGGCGGCCCGGCCGGCCTGACCGCCGCCCTCTACGCCGCGCGCGCCAACCTGGCCCCCCTGGTCATCGAAGGCATGCAGCCCGGCGGCCAGCTCACCATCACCACCGAGGTGGAGAACTTCCCCGGCTTCCCCCACGGGATCCAGGGGCCGGAGCTGATCGACAACCTGCACCAGCAGGTGGAGCGCTTCGGCACCGAGTTCGTGATGGGCAGCGTGCAGTCCGTCGACCTGAGCCGCCGGCCCTTCACGCTGGACGTGGACGGCCAGACCCTGACCACCGACTCGCTGATCGTCGCCACCGGCGCCACGGCCCGTCTGCTGGGCATCCCGGGGGAGGACAAGCTGATGGGCTACGGCGTCAGCGCCTGCGCCACCTGCGACGGCTTCTTCTTCAAGGGCAAGGAGATCTGCGTCATCGGCGGCGGCGACAGCGCCATGGAGGAGGCCTGCTTCCTGACCAACTTCGCCAGCAAGGTCACGCTGATCCACCGCCGCGAGGCCTTCCGCGCCTCGCCGATCATGGTGGAGAAGGCCCGCAAGAACCCGAAGATCGAGTTCGCCCTGAACGAGATCCCGCTGGCCTTCGTGGGCGACGCGGCCCAGGGCGGCCTGGAGGGCGTGGAACTCAAGCACGCGGTGAGCGGCGCCGTGCGCGTCCTCAAGCTGGACGGCGCCTTCGTGGCCATCGGCCACCTGCCCAACACGGCGCTCTTCAAGGGCGTGCTGGAGATGGACGAGACCGGCTACCTGCTCTGCCAGGGCCGCACCACGGCCACCAACGTGCCCGGCGTGTTCGCGGCCGGCGACGTGGCGGACAGCCGCTACCGCCAGGCCATCTCGGCGGCGGGCACGGGCTGCATGGCCGCGCTGGACGCCCAGCACTTCCTGGATCACAACTCCTGATGCAGATCGGCCGCTGGGACGTGCGCAGCCTGGACTTCGGCCGCTTTCGGCTGGACGGCGGGGCGATGTTCGGCGTGGTGCCGCGGGTGGTCTGGGAGCGCGAGGCGCCCCCGGACGCCCTCAACCGCATCGAGCTGGCCCTGCGCTGCCTGCTGGTGCGGGACGGCACGCGCACGGTGCTGGTGGACTGCGGCGTGGGCGACAAGGACGGCCCGCTCTTCCGCGAGATGTTCGCCCTGGACGACGCGGGGCGCTCGCTGGACGAACTGCTGGCCGAGCAGGGCCTGGCGCCGGCGGACGTGACCGACCTGGTGCTGACCCACCTGCACTTCGACCACGCGGGGGGCGCTGTCCGGCTGGAGGGCGGCCGCGGGGTGCCCGCGCTGCCCAACGCGCGCATCCACCTGCAGCGCCGGCAGTGGGAGTGGGCCCTGCAGCCCACCCTGCGCGACCGGGCCAGCTACTTGAAGGAGAACCTGGAGCCGCTGCGCGGGCTGGACCTGCACCTGCTGGAGGGGCCGGGCGAACTCTTCCCCGGCCTGAGTCTGCGCGTGGTGGACGGCCACACGCCGGGCATGCAGCTGGTGGAGCTGGACGGCGGTGGGGGTCCGGGCCTCGTGCACTGCGCGGACCTGGTGCCCACGGCCGCGCACCTGCCCCTGCCCTGGGTGATGGGCTACGACCTCTTTCCCCTAAGCGTGGTGGAGGAGAAGCAGGCTCTCTACCAGAGCCACGGGGACGGCTCCAGCTGGCTGGTTTTCGAGCATGATCCGCGCCTGGCCGCGGCCCGCGTGGACACCCGGGGCCGCCGGCCCGTCCTGGTGGAGACCCGCGAGCGCTTGTAGCTTGCGCCCACCGACGTGATGGGCGGGCAGCTTGGAGGCGCGGCGCGCACGGCGCGCCCATTGGGATAGTGACCGTGCCAGCAGCTTGGAGGCGCGGCGCGCACGCCGCGCCTCATACGGGCAGCGTCTGCGCCGGCAGCTTGGAGGCGCGGCACGGGATCAATAGATTTGCCTGCTGAATTTTCCACAACTGAACGGATCCCCGGCATGGCCTTCACTTTCACCGCGGAGGAGCGTCAGGAGATCGAGCGGATCCTGGCCCGCTATCCCGAGCCCATGAGCGCCACCATCCCGTTGCTGCACCTGGCGCAGGGCCGTCTGGGCTGGGTCAGCCCGGAGGTCGTGGACGAGGTGGCGCGCGTGCTGGAGCTGCCGCGCATCCACGTGGCGGACGTGGTGAGCTTCTACACCATGTTCCAGCGCCAGCCGGTGGGCCGCCACCGGATCAGCGTCTGCCGCACGCTCTCCTGCCACGTGCTGGGCGGCCATGAGATCCTCGACTACCTGCGCACGCGCCTGCAACTGGGCGAGGCCCATGCGGGCACGGATCCGCGCGGCCTGTTCACGCTGGAGGAGGTGGAATGCCTGGCCTCCTGCGGGACGGGTCCCGTGCTGCTGATCAACGGCGTCTATCACGAGGGGCTGACCGTGCCGGGCTTGAAAGTGCTGCTGGACAAGCTGGAAGGACTCGAGGCGCCCCTCGTCGCGCCGCCCGGTGGGACGGCGGCCGCCGCCGGAGGCCCGGTCCATGGCTGAGTTCATCTGCTTCCCCGCCCTGCAATCCAAGACCCGCGCCAGCCTGGACGCCTACCTCGAGGACGGCGGCTACCAGAGCCTGAAGAGCGCGCTGGACCGCCTGCAGCCCGCCGAGGTCGCCGCCGTGGTCAAGGCCTCGGGCCTGCGCGGCCGCGGGGGCGCCGGCTTCCCCACCGGGATGAAGTGGGGTTTCCTGCCCAAGCAGACGGAGAAGCCCGTCTACCTGGTCTGCAACGCCGACGAGGGCGAGCCCGGCACCTTCAAGGACCGGGACCTGCTGCGCTACGCGCCCCACCAGCTGATCGAAGGCATGCTGCTGACCTGTTTCGCCATCGGCGCGAAGACGGGCTACATCTACATCCGCGGCGAATTCCTCGAGGAGGCCGCCGCCGTGAACCGCGCCCTGGACGAGGCGCGCGGGGCGGGCCTGCTGGGCCGGGACATCCTGGGCCGCGGGCTGGACGTGGACCTGCACGTGCACATGGGCGCCGGCGCCTACATCTGCGGCGAGGAGACGGCCCTGCTCAACTCGCTGGAGGGCCGGCGCGGCCTGCCGCGCACCAAGCCGCCCTTCCCGGCGGTGGTGGGCCTCTACGGCTGCCCGACCATCATCAACAACGTGGAAACCCTGGCCGCCGTGCCGCCCATCGTGGGCCACGGGGCGGACTGGTACCGCGCCCTGGGCACGGAGAAGTCCCCGGGCACCAAGCTGTTCAGCGTCTCGGGGCACGTGGAGCGCCCGGGCGTCTACGAGGTGCGGCTGGGCACGCCTTTCCAGCAGCTGCTGGACGAGGATTGTGGCGGCATGAAGGGCGGACGGCGACTGAAGGTGCTCATCCCGGGCGGCTCGTCCGTCCCCATGCTCACCGCCGCCGAGGCCGCCACCCTGAAGCTGGACTACGAGAGCTGCCTGGAGCACGGCACCATGCTGGGCTCCGGCGCCGTGATCGTGCTGGACGAGACGGTGAGCGTGCCCGAGGTGGTGCGCAACCTGGCCCACTTCTACGCCCACGAGAGCTGCGGCCAGTGCACGCCCTGCCGGGAAGGCACCCATTGGATGCACGCCATCCTGGAGCGCGTGCTGGCGGGCCGGGGCAAATCCGGCGACCTGGACCTCCTGCTGGACATCTGCCAGCACGTCTCCTTCCGCACCATCTGCGCGCTGGGGGACGCGGCCACCGGGCCGGTGAAGTCGGGGATCAGCAAGTTCCGCAACGAATTCGAGGCCCTGGTCCACGCCTAGGACTGTCGTGGGCCTCCCTTGCCTGGAGGATCTGTGCGACCCCTGCTCTTCATCCTGCTGTCCCTGCTCACGCTGGGGGGCGGTTTGTGGGTGGTGTTGCGCCGCAGTCCGGTGGACTCGGTGCTGGGCCTGCTCACGGTGATGGTCTCCATCGCCGGCCACTACATGCTGCTCCAGGCGCCCTTCCTTGCCGCCGTCCAACTGATCGTCTACGGCGGCGCCGTGATCGTGCTCTTCCTGTTCGTGATCATGCTGCTCAACCTGCGCAAGGACGTGCTGCAGGCGCGCCGGCTGCCCGCCGGGCGCTGGTTCTACGCCCTGAGCGGCGCGGCGGCCCTGCTGGCGCTGAGCGGCCTGTTCCGCGCCGGGGCCGACTGGCTGCCCGCCGCCGGCCTGCCCCAGGACGGCACGGTGGAGGCCTTCGGCGCCGAGCTGTTCCGGCGCTGGGTCTATCCCTTTGAACTGACCAGCGTGCTGCTGCTGGCCGCCCTGGTGGGCGCCGTGGCGCTCACCCGCCGCGCCGGGGAGCCCGGGGCCACGGCGACGGACGAGGAGGCCTGATGCCCGAACTCAACCACTACCTGCTGCTCAGCGTGCTGCTGTTCGGGCTGGGCCTGACCGGTGTGCTGGTACGCCGCAACGTCTTGATCGTGCTGATGTGCATCGAGCTGATGCTCAACTCGGCCAACCTGCTGCTGGTGGCCTTCAGCCGCCAGGGCGGCGGGCTGGACGGCCAGGCCTTCGCCTTCTTCAGCATGACCGTGGCCGCCGCCGAGGTGGCCCTGGGCCTGGCCATCGTGGTGCTGCTCTACCGCTGGCACGGCAGCACGAGTTTGGAACACCTGCGCCTGGTCCCGTCACAACCGGAGGAAGGGCGCTGATGCACGACGGCTTCCACTACGCGCTGGCCCTGGCCCTGATTCCGCTGCTGCCCTTGCTGGGCGCGCTGCTCAACGGGCTGCTGGGCCGTTATACCAATGTCAAAGTGGCCGGTGCCCTGGCCACGGCGGCCATCGCCGGCAGTTTCGTCACCGCCCTGCTGATCTTCCTGCAGTTCCAGAACCTGCCCGCGGACGCCCGCTCCTTGAGCTTCACCTATGCCAGCTGGTTCCACTCGGGCAGCCTGGCCGTGGACTGGACTCTTTTGCTGGATCCGCTCTCGCTGCTCTACGCGCTCTTCGTCAGCGGCGTGGCCACGCTGATCCACCTCTACAGCATCGGCTACATGGGGCAGGAGCCGGACTTCGCCCGCTACTTCGCCTATCTCAACCTGTTCTGCTTCGCCATGCTCATGCTTGTGCTGGGCGGCAACTACCTGGTGATGTTCCTGGGCTGGGAAGGCGTCGGGCTCTGTTCCTATCTGCT harbors:
- a CDS encoding T9SS type A sorting domain-containing protein, whose product is MRLLLVLSVLGGVLSASAGQADRARHANRPLQAPRPAQSLATGEEVLPDLAVKQPVLPVPRTDITAQVGSTAYDYQGNGSLSKMIAVSSDGVAHGSFMYSLATDQTWADRRVKSWCVNPDLSVVEALNVYDARAGYTTAACTGPEGETPNSTVVAFHTGTDSWLGTDFFGCTHAFNLLQSGTAKSWPHVGVDGDNRLHMVVYDSANPHIWYRGTSDGAGWDGAAVRLTSDSQALGAIAVGSKISSRAAVLFHQRTDAEDIPYDGGSGVIGVQIHHDILGYVADDGDIFGQYEAGALHNFTDYGPDSEVPFGPYGNRAYCDIDGLFDRTESNDLHVVYSGDPMWTDTLHVIWNTEIEDSLQEVYYHWSLGRGQIWHFNADHGEWSHVTGHNSIIDPNDRWLDGGSWRMRQDRPSLAVDPETGYLYCAWSQRIEGDRAAPGEWGCTTATLDSIGNAEIFIACSADNGLTWGEPVNVTNTSTPGCVNDCLSEDWMSMAEVVSEGNLHLTYVEDHSTGGVAQCEGNAVINPIMYMRVPVADIPPHTGTPWDAAGWVGLAQTQRWYGWYSTAWCGEEAVLDSVKWVDPIHLLNESPMDVQLSHISWHHSSLDQIGTPEEQGITEVGLEVRTDAGYVPINEWTGLLPAWRGTKFNAHFAYAGLTNYDVLIGFHFTDERPSLYYRLEMVNALQGDETEPCTGVVEIPWENVDQMEETVLFDFEDELPPAQRPVEFGLLQASPNPFNPSTQLRYSLDSAGRVSLKVYNVAGQLVATLDEGFRGAGWHQARFDGTGLASGVYVCTLEAGGRTVSQKLLLSK
- the trxB gene encoding thioredoxin-disulfide reductase, translating into MSSHRKVLIIGGGPAGLTAALYAARANLAPLVIEGMQPGGQLTITTEVENFPGFPHGIQGPELIDNLHQQVERFGTEFVMGSVQSVDLSRRPFTLDVDGQTLTTDSLIVATGATARLLGIPGEDKLMGYGVSACATCDGFFFKGKEICVIGGGDSAMEEACFLTNFASKVTLIHRREAFRASPIMVEKARKNPKIEFALNEIPLAFVGDAAQGGLEGVELKHAVSGAVRVLKLDGAFVAIGHLPNTALFKGVLEMDETGYLLCQGRTTATNVPGVFAAGDVADSRYRQAISAAGTGCMAALDAQHFLDHNS
- a CDS encoding NADH-quinone oxidoreductase subunit J, with product MRPLLFILLSLLTLGGGLWVVLRRSPVDSVLGLLTVMVSIAGHYMLLQAPFLAAVQLIVYGGAVIVLFLFVIMLLNLRKDVLQARRLPAGRWFYALSGAAALLALSGLFRAGADWLPAAGLPQDGTVEAFGAELFRRWVYPFELTSVLLLAALVGAVALTRRAGEPGATATDEEA
- the nuoK gene encoding NADH-quinone oxidoreductase subunit NuoK, which produces MMPELNHYLLLSVLLFGLGLTGVLVRRNVLIVLMCIELMLNSANLLLVAFSRQGGGLDGQAFAFFSMTVAAAEVALGLAIVVLLYRWHGSTSLEHLRLVPSQPEEGR
- a CDS encoding NAD(P)H-dependent oxidoreductase subunit E codes for the protein MAFTFTAEERQEIERILARYPEPMSATIPLLHLAQGRLGWVSPEVVDEVARVLELPRIHVADVVSFYTMFQRQPVGRHRISVCRTLSCHVLGGHEILDYLRTRLQLGEAHAGTDPRGLFTLEEVECLASCGTGPVLLINGVYHEGLTVPGLKVLLDKLEGLEAPLVAPPGGTAAAAGGPVHG
- the nuoF gene encoding NADH-quinone oxidoreductase subunit NuoF: MAEFICFPALQSKTRASLDAYLEDGGYQSLKSALDRLQPAEVAAVVKASGLRGRGGAGFPTGMKWGFLPKQTEKPVYLVCNADEGEPGTFKDRDLLRYAPHQLIEGMLLTCFAIGAKTGYIYIRGEFLEEAAAVNRALDEARGAGLLGRDILGRGLDVDLHVHMGAGAYICGEETALLNSLEGRRGLPRTKPPFPAVVGLYGCPTIINNVETLAAVPPIVGHGADWYRALGTEKSPGTKLFSVSGHVERPGVYEVRLGTPFQQLLDEDCGGMKGGRRLKVLIPGGSSVPMLTAAEAATLKLDYESCLEHGTMLGSGAVIVLDETVSVPEVVRNLAHFYAHESCGQCTPCREGTHWMHAILERVLAGRGKSGDLDLLLDICQHVSFRTICALGDAATGPVKSGISKFRNEFEALVHA
- a CDS encoding MBL fold metallo-hydrolase, with product MQIGRWDVRSLDFGRFRLDGGAMFGVVPRVVWEREAPPDALNRIELALRCLLVRDGTRTVLVDCGVGDKDGPLFREMFALDDAGRSLDELLAEQGLAPADVTDLVLTHLHFDHAGGAVRLEGGRGVPALPNARIHLQRRQWEWALQPTLRDRASYLKENLEPLRGLDLHLLEGPGELFPGLSLRVVDGHTPGMQLVELDGGGGPGLVHCADLVPTAAHLPLPWVMGYDLFPLSVVEEKQALYQSHGDGSSWLVFEHDPRLAAARVDTRGRRPVLVETRERL